Part of the Actinomycetota bacterium genome is shown below.
CTAATTTTAAGCTGAGCCAGGTAGATATTTTTTTAAGGCAGCTGGGAGAAAGAAGCAAGGACCGGAAAGGCTTGCCCTATCTTACCATCTTGCACCTTTCTGATTTTCACTTAAGGAAGAACCGGAAAGGCAAAAAATTGTTTAAATTCGTACAGGGGTTGGCTGACCAGGAAGTTGACCTTATATTTATAACGGGGGACCTGGTAGAGCAGGATAAAAACATTCCCTACCTGGTGGAGATGCTAAAGCCATTGAAGGCCAGGTACGGTAAGTTTGCCGTGCTGGGGGTTCATGATTATTATGACAAAAAAGCCTCGGAGTTTATAAGGAACATGTTTAAAAGAAAGAGGACCTATAAGAGGCAGAATGATATTGAAAGGCTTATAGCTGAACTGGGGAATATAGGGGTGGAGGTATTGCAGAATAAAGTAGTAGATATTGACAATCCCTATGAAGACATCAGGGGCATTCAAGTGGCAGGTATTGACGACCCTGTTATTTTAAGGAAAAATATAGGGGCAGCTTTTGGGAAGCCATCAGATGCTCCCCTTTCTGGCCCCGAGAAAAGTACTTATTACCAGGAAAAGTATCGGGAACATTTTAGGTTGAGTGACAAGGATTTCCACTTGTTGGAGGAGAAGGCCAAACTACTGTTATGTTTGGTGCATACTCCTGATAGTGAAACCCTGGTTGATTTGGCGGAGCAGGGGGCAGATATAATTTTTAGCGGGCATACCCATGGGGGCCAGGTCAGGCTTCCATTGGTGGGAGCGCTGCTTACCGGGTGTAAGCTTAACCAGAAATATGCGTCAGGGTTATTTTATTTTAAAAGATTTGTGCTTTATGTATCCAGGGGCTTAAGTGAGGGCAGGTATTCCCAGTTCAGGTTTTTCTGCCAGCCTGAAGCCAGTATAGTAAATATATACAAAAAGTAGAAAGGAACTTGGGTGAAAAATTTTCTTTGGTTTCTAGTATTAATATTTTCATTGTTTTTAATTTTTGGCTTTGGCTGTAAAGCGCAGCAGGTACCGGAGGTAGTGGTAGAGGAGCCTGTGGTAACAGAGCAGTTGCCGGAAAAACCTGAGGAGGTAAAGGAAGCGGAGGCAGTTCAAGAGCCAGACCCTATACCCCAGCATTTACAGGAGCTGATGGATGAGGCGGAAGGGCTGTATCAGGATGGTTTGTACAGTGAGGCTA
Proteins encoded:
- a CDS encoding metallophosphoesterase: MLVYWLVPTLIIAVLVILYVYAFRFEPSNFKLSQVDIFLRQLGERSKDRKGLPYLTILHLSDFHLRKNRKGKKLFKFVQGLADQEVDLIFITGDLVEQDKNIPYLVEMLKPLKARYGKFAVLGVHDYYDKKASEFIRNMFKRKRTYKRQNDIERLIAELGNIGVEVLQNKVVDIDNPYEDIRGIQVAGIDDPVILRKNIGAAFGKPSDAPLSGPEKSTYYQEKYREHFRLSDKDFHLLEEKAKLLLCLVHTPDSETLVDLAEQGADIIFSGHTHGGQVRLPLVGALLTGCKLNQKYASGLFYFKRFVLYVSRGLSEGRYSQFRFFCQPEASIVNIYKK